Proteins from a genomic interval of Gammaproteobacteria bacterium:
- a CDS encoding NAD(P)-dependent oxidoreductase — translation MICLIALYHRYHFWRVPQKYKEILSAQFPSINFIFVSNNQELDQKLYLADVLFCWEINENQLDKASKLSWIQLASSGLDKRIPPNFFSQYQHELTVMKGVAASAVAEFVLGIILGVNRRIFEAIIDSTAGIWNRESYVDNDSNIKSLNETCVGILGYGAIGSKLSCLLNSLGVRVIVCSKSKPVNDDYFSAYFSASEIDTFLVDLDFLVLTLPLNADSSDLLNENKFKLISKNTFIINIARESIINRESLINAINEKKIKGVLIDVLDIEPPVPESRYPVSPKIFITPHIAALSNNYWKDSMEIFMANLNAHLNKEPKINRVYHF, via the coding sequence ATGATTTGTTTAATTGCACTCTACCATCGATATCACTTTTGGCGAGTACCGCAAAAATATAAAGAAATTCTTAGCGCTCAATTTCCTAGTATTAACTTTATTTTTGTTTCAAATAATCAAGAGCTAGATCAAAAGTTATATCTGGCGGATGTTTTATTTTGTTGGGAAATTAATGAAAATCAACTAGATAAAGCATCCAAGCTTTCCTGGATACAGTTAGCAAGCTCGGGGCTAGATAAAAGAATTCCTCCCAATTTTTTTTCGCAATATCAACATGAATTAACGGTCATGAAGGGAGTCGCAGCTTCCGCGGTGGCTGAATTTGTTTTAGGTATCATTCTTGGAGTGAACCGCAGAATTTTCGAAGCGATAATAGATTCAACTGCTGGGATCTGGAATAGAGAGTCCTATGTGGATAATGACTCTAATATAAAAAGTCTCAATGAAACTTGTGTGGGAATTTTAGGTTACGGCGCCATTGGTTCGAAGTTATCATGCTTGCTAAATTCTTTGGGTGTTCGAGTTATTGTCTGTTCCAAATCGAAGCCAGTAAACGATGATTATTTCAGCGCGTATTTTAGTGCATCTGAGATAGACACATTTTTAGTAGACTTAGATTTTTTAGTTTTGACTCTACCTCTCAATGCGGACTCAAGTGATCTACTTAATGAAAATAAGTTCAAATTAATTTCAAAAAATACCTTTATTATAAATATTGCACGAGAGAGTATTATCAATCGGGAAAGTTTGATTAACGCTATAAATGAGAAAAAAATCAAAGGTGTATTAATCGATGTTTTAGATATTGAACCCCCCGTTCCTGAAAGTAGATATCCTGTTTCACCCAAGATATTTATTACTCCGCATATTGCAGCATTAAGTAATAATTATTGGAAAGATAGTATGGAGATCTTTATGGCTAACCTTAATGCACATCTTAACAAAGAGCCAAAAATTAACAGAGTTTATCATTTCTAA
- a CDS encoding N-acetylmuramoyl-L-alanine amidase-like domain-containing protein — MTYQKVDINGITCKLELGKWTIDSLENDLIIAQWKFKLPFERIKFLAEQLISTPFYFESELPILPKQWLRVRFESFDCVTFLYTVIALSSSISFSDFCQKLCKVRYKFSEDFFLDNDPKSGNIFDFVEESILYNCIKRNYLDDITQHLISQNKLIEIKVKIKPVTRPAAHDSKTLIITPKYLQAYEARWDFIPTSSLSEIDIKYLNSGDIILLSKGEKDSQGQPAISLISHLAIVIKENNELFFIHSSKNYIVDLNIQKNDPIHQQIGVNYGLKFAGDHYTQKVGNKTYYGYLKEQKQSLITYAENNFKGACFLRAK; from the coding sequence ATGACTTATCAAAAAGTAGATATTAATGGGATCACCTGCAAGCTTGAATTAGGCAAATGGACTATTGATTCTTTAGAAAATGACTTGATCATAGCCCAATGGAAATTCAAACTTCCATTTGAAAGAATAAAATTTCTTGCCGAACAACTGATAAGCACACCTTTTTATTTTGAATCTGAACTGCCTATTCTCCCCAAACAATGGTTACGAGTTAGATTTGAATCGTTTGATTGCGTCACTTTTTTGTACACAGTCATTGCATTATCAAGCTCAATCTCATTTTCTGACTTTTGTCAAAAATTATGTAAAGTTAGATACAAATTTTCTGAAGATTTTTTTCTCGATAATGACCCGAAATCTGGCAACATATTTGATTTTGTTGAAGAATCAATTTTATACAATTGTATAAAAAGAAATTATCTGGATGATATAACACAACATCTAATTAGCCAAAATAAATTAATAGAGATAAAAGTAAAAATTAAACCGGTTACTCGGCCTGCTGCTCATGACTCAAAAACTTTAATTATCACTCCAAAATATCTTCAGGCTTATGAAGCACGGTGGGACTTTATTCCTACTAGTTCATTAAGTGAAATAGATATAAAATATTTAAATTCAGGAGATATTATTCTATTATCCAAAGGCGAGAAAGACTCTCAAGGCCAACCAGCCATTTCATTAATTTCTCATTTAGCAATTGTAATAAAAGAAAATAATGAACTCTTTTTTATCCATTCAAGTAAAAATTACATCGTTGATTTAAATATACAAAAAAACGATCCTATCCACCAACAAATAGGCGTTAATTACGGCTTAAAATTCGCAGGAGATCATTACACGCAAAAAGTGGGAAATAAAACATACTATGGCTACTTAAAGGAACAGAAACAGTCATTGATAACTTATGCGGAAAATAACTTTAAAGGAGCATGCTTTCTTAGAGCTAAATAA
- a CDS encoding class I SAM-dependent methyltransferase gives MSYPVVSGKTDFIRMSILNSIYNPSSFAFIEKFGIDKAMSVLEIGCGYGSTAIWLAKKVGCKGRVLAIDQDCRQIKFSINRSKGLNLTNLSFTQASLEDLFPRFLDSFDFIYIRWTLMFINQPLNWLRLIYQLLKSGGSLVCEDISVISNGIFTCPKSDIGERWTKMMKNNFQALNLDLDLAGSLYSMFMQAGFDSLDAEIYQPLLKTKKEKSICRLGIACTKYSILENNSVTPEEFEGLVKDLKGYENCTKSIIGYVRTFMISGKKQ, from the coding sequence ATGAGTTATCCCGTGGTCAGTGGGAAAACTGATTTTATAAGAATGTCAATTTTAAATAGTATATATAATCCTTCTAGTTTTGCTTTCATAGAAAAATTTGGGATCGATAAGGCTATGTCAGTACTTGAAATTGGTTGCGGATATGGTAGTACAGCCATTTGGTTAGCTAAAAAAGTAGGTTGTAAAGGTCGAGTTTTGGCTATTGATCAGGACTGTCGTCAAATTAAATTTTCTATAAATCGTAGCAAAGGATTAAATTTAACTAATTTATCTTTTACGCAGGCTTCTTTAGAAGATTTATTTCCAAGGTTCTTAGATAGTTTCGACTTTATTTATATTCGTTGGACATTAATGTTTATAAATCAACCCTTGAATTGGTTGCGACTTATTTATCAACTCTTAAAATCTGGAGGAAGCTTAGTGTGTGAAGATATTAGTGTCATCAGCAATGGTATTTTTACCTGTCCAAAGTCTGATATTGGGGAAAGATGGACTAAAATGATGAAAAATAATTTCCAAGCGTTAAATTTAGATTTAGATTTAGCGGGCTCGCTTTATAGTATGTTTATGCAAGCAGGATTTGATTCATTGGATGCGGAAATTTATCAACCGCTTTTAAAGACTAAGAAAGAAAAAAGTATTTGCCGGCTCGGAATTGCTTGTACAAAATACAGCATTCTTGAAAATAACTCTGTTACACCTGAAGAATTTGAAGGTTTAGTGAAAGATTTAAAAGGGTACGAAAATTGTACTAAGAGTATTATTGGTTACGTAAGAACGTTTATGATTAGCGGTAAAAAACAATAG
- a CDS encoding isocitrate/isopropylmalate family dehydrogenase, whose product MTSKPLVAVLKGDGIGPEVVDAAISLIPKLENYVELVHIQTGVDKYLKCGFLFSIEERKILDEAKAFFVGAFTTPLIKPKGFNSVIGFLRKTYDLATNIRPAVSIDNLSKARFNITIFRQNTEDLYYQKQYFRKEDEAVGEKLVTLKATQAISSDAFHYAKNQGYKKITIVTKANVLPLVDGFFKETAEAALHQLMDDHNFQLEVNHEYVDAAAYKLIKSPEQFELILTMNMYGDILSDVLAGMVGSIGLCPSANLSKNKGLFEPIHGSALDIANKGIANPVGAILALSMMLDWLSFPKIASLVKETTLTILRNNQYTQDLGGDLSTLEFIDKFRGFI is encoded by the coding sequence ATGACCAGTAAACCCCTTGTTGCTGTTTTAAAAGGCGATGGCATTGGACCTGAAGTGGTAGATGCTGCAATTAGTCTTATCCCCAAATTAGAAAATTATGTGGAACTCGTGCATATTCAAACAGGAGTGGACAAGTATTTAAAATGTGGATTTCTTTTTTCTATCGAGGAACGCAAGATTTTAGACGAAGCCAAGGCTTTTTTTGTTGGCGCTTTTACTACTCCGCTTATTAAACCTAAAGGATTTAATTCAGTCATTGGATTTTTAAGAAAGACTTATGATTTGGCAACAAACATTCGACCCGCAGTCAGCATAGATAATTTAAGTAAAGCAAGATTTAATATTACTATTTTTAGACAAAATACAGAAGATTTATATTATCAGAAACAGTATTTTAGAAAAGAAGATGAGGCGGTTGGGGAAAAGCTTGTAACTTTGAAGGCAACACAAGCTATTTCCAGTGATGCCTTTCATTACGCCAAGAATCAAGGGTATAAAAAAATTACGATTGTTACAAAAGCCAATGTTTTGCCATTAGTTGATGGATTCTTTAAAGAGACAGCAGAAGCGGCTTTGCATCAATTAATGGATGACCACAATTTTCAACTTGAGGTCAACCATGAATACGTAGATGCTGCAGCTTATAAGCTGATAAAATCACCCGAACAGTTTGAGCTTATCCTTACTATGAATATGTATGGAGATATATTATCTGATGTATTGGCAGGGATGGTAGGGAGTATTGGTCTTTGCCCTTCTGCAAACCTAAGCAAGAATAAAGGGTTATTTGAACCAATTCATGGTTCAGCCCTCGATATTGCAAATAAAGGTATAGCAAATCCTGTGGGTGCTATTCTTGCTTTATCTATGATGTTGGATTGGCTGAGCTTTCCTAAAATTGCTAGCTTGGTCAAAGAAACCACCTTAACCATCTTGAGAAATAATCAGTATACTCAAGATTTAGGGGGAGATTTAAGTACATTAGAGTTTATTGATAAATTTCGAGGGTTTATTTAG
- a CDS encoding glucose 1-dehydrogenase, translating to MQEFVNKVALITGATSGIGEATAIAFAKAGSHVVIAGRRKEEGMAVVEAIRKFGGDAIFLQTDVRKEDDIIAMINKTLSRFGRLDYAFNNAGVVTNDSIINETEESYYRVMDTNTKGTFFCMKYELVYMIKNKGGVIINSSSVAPFLPVPKHSLYNASKIAILSLSEAAASEAACHGVRVNVVCPIGIAGKMVEDFLEKNQMQVEQIIPPIGRMGMPEDVANVVLFLCSDTASYITGAAIHMDGGMRIKAASIRD from the coding sequence ATGCAAGAATTTGTCAATAAGGTAGCGTTGATTACTGGAGCAACTTCTGGTATCGGTGAAGCCACTGCAATTGCTTTTGCTAAAGCTGGCTCTCATGTGGTCATAGCCGGTCGACGAAAAGAGGAAGGGATGGCAGTAGTAGAAGCTATCCGAAAATTTGGAGGAGACGCTATCTTTTTACAAACAGATGTAAGAAAAGAAGATGATATAATTGCGATGATTAATAAGACGCTCAGTCGATTTGGTCGCTTGGATTATGCATTTAATAATGCAGGCGTAGTAACAAACGATTCTATAATTAACGAAACGGAGGAGTCTTATTATAGAGTGATGGACACCAATACCAAAGGAACTTTTTTCTGTATGAAATACGAACTAGTTTATATGATTAAAAATAAAGGTGGAGTGATTATAAACTCTTCGTCGGTAGCACCTTTTTTACCAGTTCCTAAGCATAGTCTTTATAACGCCAGTAAAATCGCGATTCTTAGCTTAAGCGAAGCTGCAGCAAGCGAGGCAGCATGTCATGGAGTGAGAGTAAATGTTGTTTGTCCCATTGGTATTGCTGGAAAAATGGTTGAAGATTTTCTTGAGAAAAATCAAATGCAGGTGGAGCAAATCATTCCACCGATTGGAAGAATGGGTATGCCGGAAGATGTTGCTAACGTAGTACTTTTTTTATGCTCAGATACAGCATCATATATCACAGGCGCAGCTATTCATATGGATGGGGGTATGCGGATAAAAGCAGCCTCCATCCGGGATTAA
- a CDS encoding MaoC family dehydratase has protein sequence MSKRIFSNYIFEEISIGDKSSLKKRISQEKINQFATLSGDFNPLHLSVEYAKRRGFYNTIAQGEWSNLLISAILGTQLPGPGTIYLKQQLIFKKIIFCEDVIQATITVKSKNENQKTLIFDCQCTNQKGDIVSIGEAEVVPPLIKIPIDECLIDPAKSRIRTHP, from the coding sequence ATGAGTAAGAGAATTTTTTCTAACTATATTTTTGAAGAAATTTCTATTGGTGATAAATCCTCTTTAAAAAAAAGGATATCACAGGAAAAAATCAACCAATTTGCAACTCTCTCAGGTGACTTTAATCCACTACATTTGAGTGTAGAATATGCAAAAAGACGTGGTTTTTACAATACTATTGCCCAAGGCGAATGGAGCAATCTATTAATCTCAGCAATCCTTGGAACCCAACTTCCTGGGCCTGGCACCATCTACTTAAAACAACAATTAATTTTCAAAAAAATTATTTTTTGTGAAGACGTAATCCAAGCAACCATAACTGTTAAAAGTAAAAATGAAAACCAAAAAACACTTATTTTTGACTGCCAATGCACTAACCAGAAAGGAGATATAGTTTCCATAGGAGAGGCGGAAGTAGTCCCGCCATTAATAAAAATTCCCATAGATGAATGCCTTATAGATCCGGCAAAATCCCGTATACGAACTCACCCGTAA
- a CDS encoding MFS transporter: MNSDVVELNSIAVNTHSETLSLRAFIVIFIGSLYFFLDSMFAVFPAALINQLSLKYHIAATGIGLFAAIYFYFYAPLQLPCGYILDRFGPRKIIIIGSFICTGALLLFAFTNSFVVSCIARGLLAVGAAAGYLAPMLLIVRWFPHRLYVILTGGVVFIECIGAVFGSSFISYLTNFLRLETIILLMSALGVILLILTYLFVEDYPSNISIKKTQLTIRFEAFKTIFLSTQNWVIAITGALFWAPVSIFAALWGIPFLRVVYHLSKISAADFLIMVWLGIGIVSPLWGWISIYLKKRLLPLRIGASIGLISSIVILWGANRWVGILLIALFLMGGASACQVLTFGIMHDRHLSRDSATAFGFNNTIICFGNAFFDFIASYLLDKFWDGRYFGVTKLYSTFCYHHALLILPMCYLLILILSFFVKETYLNF; this comes from the coding sequence ATGAACAGTGATGTTGTTGAATTAAATTCAATTGCTGTTAACACACATTCTGAGACACTTTCTCTTCGTGCATTTATCGTGATTTTTATTGGCTCACTATATTTTTTTCTTGATTCTATGTTTGCGGTATTCCCTGCAGCGTTAATTAACCAACTTAGTCTTAAATATCACATTGCTGCCACAGGTATTGGGTTATTTGCTGCCATTTATTTTTATTTTTATGCTCCCCTGCAGTTACCTTGTGGCTATATATTAGATCGTTTTGGCCCACGCAAGATAATAATAATAGGTTCATTTATTTGCACAGGAGCTTTATTACTGTTTGCTTTTACTAATTCTTTTGTCGTTAGTTGCATCGCCAGAGGGCTACTTGCTGTCGGAGCTGCCGCTGGATACTTGGCCCCTATGCTATTAATTGTTCGCTGGTTTCCTCATCGTCTCTATGTGATTTTAACAGGAGGAGTAGTTTTTATTGAATGTATCGGTGCAGTTTTTGGTAGCTCTTTCATATCTTATTTAACTAATTTTCTTCGCCTAGAAACCATTATCCTATTGATGTCAGCGCTGGGTGTTATTTTATTAATACTCACTTATCTATTTGTAGAGGACTATCCCTCCAATATTTCTATTAAAAAAACACAGCTCACTATTCGTTTTGAGGCATTTAAAACGATTTTTTTATCTACACAAAATTGGGTAATTGCTATTACAGGTGCATTATTTTGGGCGCCTGTCTCAATTTTTGCTGCCTTATGGGGTATCCCATTTCTGCGCGTGGTGTACCATCTTTCTAAAATTTCAGCAGCTGATTTCTTAATTATGGTATGGTTAGGCATTGGAATAGTGAGCCCACTGTGGGGTTGGATATCAATTTATCTTAAGAAACGCCTGCTTCCTCTTCGTATTGGTGCTAGCATCGGTCTCATCAGCTCCATAGTAATCCTTTGGGGCGCTAATCGGTGGGTAGGTATTTTATTGATAGCCTTATTTTTAATGGGAGGAGCCAGTGCTTGTCAAGTGCTCACCTTTGGTATCATGCATGATCGGCATCTAAGTCGCGATTCTGCCACAGCTTTTGGATTCAACAACACGATTATTTGCTTTGGTAATGCCTTTTTTGATTTTATAGCCAGTTATTTATTGGATAAATTCTGGGATGGAAGATATTTTGGCGTTACCAAGCTATATTCTACCTTTTGCTATCATCATGCTTTATTGATACTGCCAATGTGCTATTTACTCATTTTAATATTAAGTTTTTTTGTAAAGGAAACTTATTTAAATTTTTAA
- a CDS encoding ketoacyl-ACP synthase III — protein sequence MKAFIQAIEFYLPETVLKNNEISAIFPEWPADKIKNKTGISVRYIASDDICASDLAFKAAEKLFATQVISREEIDFILLCTQSPDYLLPTSACLLQDRLNLPKFCGALDFNLGCSGYIYGLGLAKGLIETNQATNILLLTADTYTKYLDPTDVSTRTIFSDGASATLISKKKSIQNDNYISEPLFGTDGSGAKNLILKKGGTRYYKRQSFANEFLYMNGSEIFLFIINNIPQLINNTLKKGGLKIEEIDLFIFHQANQFILEHLREKIKIPKDKFYISIENFGNTVSSSIPIALHCAQAEKKLSSHLKIMLVGFGVGYSWGSVIVHPFLGE from the coding sequence ATGAAAGCATTTATTCAAGCTATTGAATTTTATTTGCCAGAAACAGTGTTAAAAAATAATGAAATTAGCGCAATTTTTCCTGAATGGCCTGCGGATAAAATAAAAAATAAAACTGGGATTTCGGTCAGATATATTGCGTCTGATGATATTTGCGCTTCGGACTTGGCGTTTAAGGCAGCTGAAAAGCTCTTTGCCACGCAAGTTATCTCTCGAGAAGAAATTGACTTTATTTTACTTTGCACTCAATCTCCCGATTATCTTCTTCCCACCTCCGCTTGTCTTCTTCAGGATAGACTTAATTTACCTAAATTCTGTGGCGCATTAGATTTTAATTTAGGCTGCTCAGGTTATATATATGGGCTAGGGCTAGCTAAAGGCTTAATTGAAACCAATCAAGCCACCAATATTTTATTATTAACTGCCGATACTTATACCAAATACTTAGATCCAACAGATGTCAGTACTCGTACTATCTTTAGTGATGGAGCATCAGCTACCTTAATTAGTAAAAAAAAATCGATCCAAAATGATAATTACATCAGTGAACCACTTTTTGGAACTGATGGTTCAGGAGCAAAAAATTTAATCCTAAAGAAAGGAGGAACGCGCTATTACAAAAGGCAATCCTTTGCAAATGAATTTTTATATATGAATGGATCAGAAATTTTTCTATTTATTATAAATAATATTCCTCAGTTAATTAACAATACCTTAAAAAAAGGAGGATTAAAAATTGAAGAAATTGATTTATTTATTTTCCATCAAGCTAATCAATTTATTTTAGAACACTTAAGAGAAAAAATTAAAATTCCTAAAGATAAATTCTATATTTCAATTGAAAATTTTGGTAATACGGTTTCCTCCAGTATTCCCATTGCCCTCCATTGCGCTCAAGCCGAAAAAAAATTATCATCCCATTTGAAAATCATGCTAGTTGGTTTTGGGGTGGGTTATTCATGGGGTAGCGTTATCGTTCATCCTTTTCTAGGAGAATAA
- a CDS encoding serine hydrolase domain-containing protein, producing MNQHYYNSLIKQFHTLVKEVCTHWQVPNLTYALISQNEIIGLNSYTLDQFYPYDVNNKIFRIGSNSKAMACAILADLEYQKKLSLEDSVINYLPKFKMGTKELTNETKVVDLVTHATGVSKYAASMMCYLDYSHQDIINCYQHFKPVKPYRSSFQYNNGLYVVAAELIKQVTGIRNEDYFKEKLFQPLGMNNTYTSLNTLYKPALAVPHVDHDGKSIAIPQCPFGDAISIGGNVNSTAADLAQWLLFNLKITTTDDPALKQYKKIFKSQIKISTPKSTNLFNSLICADAYTLGWYRACFNKYTFFEHMGGFSGYMSNISFSPQLKSGIILLSNKSDIWYPLEMLKMNYYELLINNYYTNMLEAIKQQCIKFRLSLNQDLSVYKKEAIPSYLKIKNGSYFNPIYGKIVIHVDENLSYIILGPKAVIIKIEYIGNNIFKLIDEHFNFGTMFKLILLEIKDTRKKLTLTINMDDQHGHLAWIDTQDFVINE from the coding sequence ATGAACCAGCATTACTATAATTCATTAATTAAACAATTTCATACGTTAGTGAAGGAGGTCTGCACACATTGGCAAGTTCCCAATCTAACGTATGCCTTGATTTCTCAAAATGAAATAATAGGACTAAATTCATACACTTTAGATCAATTTTATCCCTATGATGTGAATAACAAAATTTTTAGGATTGGCTCTAATAGTAAAGCAATGGCATGTGCTATCTTAGCCGACTTAGAATATCAAAAAAAACTTTCTCTAGAGGATTCTGTAATTAACTATCTCCCTAAATTTAAAATGGGAACAAAAGAATTGACTAATGAAACTAAGGTAGTTGATTTAGTCACCCATGCCACAGGAGTCAGTAAATATGCCGCATCAATGATGTGTTACCTGGATTATTCTCATCAGGACATCATTAACTGCTATCAACATTTTAAGCCAGTTAAACCATACCGCTCATCATTTCAATACAATAATGGCTTATATGTAGTTGCTGCTGAACTTATTAAACAAGTTACAGGCATAAGGAATGAAGATTATTTCAAAGAAAAGTTATTTCAGCCTTTAGGAATGAATAATACCTATACTTCTCTTAATACACTTTACAAACCTGCCTTAGCAGTACCGCATGTTGATCACGATGGAAAGAGTATTGCCATTCCACAGTGCCCATTTGGAGATGCAATTAGCATAGGTGGTAATGTTAATAGTACTGCAGCTGATCTAGCTCAATGGCTATTATTTAATTTAAAAATCACTACAACTGATGATCCCGCTTTAAAACAGTATAAAAAAATCTTTAAGTCACAAATTAAAATATCAACACCAAAATCAACTAATTTATTTAACAGTCTAATTTGCGCAGATGCATATACACTGGGTTGGTACCGCGCATGTTTTAATAAATATACTTTTTTTGAGCACATGGGAGGATTTTCTGGTTACATGAGCAACATTTCTTTTTCTCCTCAACTAAAATCAGGGATCATTTTACTCAGCAATAAAAGTGATATCTGGTATCCTTTAGAAATGCTTAAAATGAATTACTATGAATTATTGATAAACAACTATTATACAAATATGCTGGAAGCTATCAAACAACAATGCATAAAATTTAGGCTTTCTTTAAATCAAGACTTAAGTGTTTACAAAAAGGAAGCGATCCCTTCTTATTTAAAAATAAAAAATGGTAGCTATTTTAATCCAATATATGGAAAAATAGTCATTCACGTAGATGAAAATCTATCTTATATTATTTTAGGTCCTAAAGCTGTAATCATCAAAATTGAATATATTGGAAATAATATTTTCAAATTAATTGATGAACACTTCAATTTTGGCACGATGTTTAAGTTAATTTTACTAGAAATTAAAGATACCCGAAAAAAATTGACGTTAACGATAAATATGGATGATCAACACGGTCATCTAGCATGGATAGATACACAGGATTTTGTTATTAATGAGTAA
- a CDS encoding MFS transporter has protein sequence MKDSMRITLVILGQFISQLGSSLTGFAFGIILFQMNNKVTDLSMLYFFQVLPVLLILLPAGLIVDKYSKKKFIILSEAISVLTLSYLIFKVSNHNLTKTDLYAYVAICSTFGTLQGLATITLVGINVSANKRMKFNTLLNLRQVVPRLIAPLFAGFWLMHGSTSVLFMLDIASSLFSIVMTLYIKDQFVPSVIQPWSKFLAEYIECIRELLDKPQLLWSLSCLMLSLCAINLIGVYILPISLLETSPEIAGKVIAMGGIGAVLAGVLVAFFPPKKLSFEKFIPLSVAFQGIILLLGSFSFHIVIMGLVLFIYFFISPWQRGCSYALWENSLENERYGKLLAIKGIMLQATSALVFLVAGPLVDKIVFPLLQQESHDTQSLFTLVYGTSNTGAMIFILTTIGLIELIFGLYVYLRKYLTNIIYVSN, from the coding sequence ATGAAAGATTCTATGCGCATTACATTAGTTATTTTGGGTCAATTTATTTCACAGTTGGGAAGCTCTCTGACTGGGTTTGCTTTTGGTATTATCTTGTTTCAAATGAATAATAAAGTAACGGATTTATCCATGCTTTATTTTTTCCAAGTTCTACCCGTATTGTTGATTCTATTACCCGCCGGCCTAATCGTAGATAAGTATTCAAAAAAAAAATTTATAATCCTGAGTGAAGCTATTTCCGTACTCACATTAAGTTATCTAATTTTTAAAGTTTCAAATCACAATCTAACGAAAACAGATTTGTACGCCTATGTTGCAATTTGTTCCACATTTGGAACTTTACAGGGTTTAGCAACCATAACTTTGGTAGGAATTAATGTTTCTGCCAACAAACGAATGAAATTTAATACCTTATTAAATTTGAGACAAGTTGTGCCACGATTAATCGCCCCGCTTTTTGCGGGTTTTTGGCTAATGCACGGCAGCACTTCTGTGCTTTTCATGCTAGATATAGCTTCTTCTTTGTTTTCAATTGTTATGACGCTATATATTAAAGATCAATTTGTTCCATCTGTTATACAGCCGTGGTCAAAGTTTTTAGCAGAATATATAGAATGCATTAGAGAATTATTGGATAAGCCACAACTGCTGTGGTCTCTATCTTGTCTTATGCTATCGCTTTGTGCGATAAACCTAATTGGAGTATATATATTACCCATTTCGCTTCTGGAAACGTCTCCTGAGATTGCAGGCAAAGTCATTGCTATGGGAGGGATAGGGGCTGTTTTAGCTGGGGTATTAGTTGCTTTTTTTCCTCCCAAAAAATTAAGCTTTGAAAAATTTATTCCATTAAGTGTAGCTTTTCAGGGAATTATCCTTCTTCTTGGGTCATTTAGTTTTCACATTGTCATCATGGGCCTAGTACTATTTATATATTTTTTTATAAGTCCTTGGCAACGAGGGTGTAGTTACGCCTTGTGGGAAAATTCTTTAGAGAATGAACGTTATGGTAAACTATTAGCGATAAAAGGGATAATGCTGCAAGCAACCAGTGCTCTTGTTTTTTTAGTTGCTGGACCATTAGTTGATAAAATAGTCTTTCCCCTCTTGCAGCAAGAGTCTCATGACACGCAATCTTTATTTACACTTGTTTATGGAACTAGTAATACGGGGGCAATGATCTTTATATTAACAACTATCGGTTTAATTGAGTTGATCTTCGGACTCTATGTATACCTGCGAAAATATTTAACCAATATTATTTATGTATCAAATTAA